The Salvia splendens isolate huo1 chromosome 20, SspV2, whole genome shotgun sequence nucleotide sequence TTTCCACCACCAACAAAAATGAGACACTGGAATCGCGTGACAAAACGAAAGAAAACCACCGGAATGGAACACAGGAAAAAGCAAAATTGATTTCAGCACGCTGATCGTGGCATAACAGCGAAACCTACCTTGATTCTTGCGCCTCCAGAATGGTGGCGAGGGCATGGAGCACGTTGGGGCTAGGGTTTCCAGGGCTCGCAGTGATCTTATCTATCAACGACTGAGCCTTGGCCATCAAAATGTCGTTCTCATCTTCCTCCTGCCGCTCCTCGGCCACCTCCGCCGGCGCCGGTTGAATTTGAGGCTCAGCTTCCGTAGGCGCCTCCATTGCAACAATTGGCACCCAAATGAAACAACGGCTACACGATTCGCGGGTTCAATTAACGGaaattttgtaaaattgattttttttcaattcgaACACAGCTTGATGGAGAGTTGGGAGGAGAAATGattgtgtgttgtgtgttttggtGCGTACTTATAGAGGCTGGGGAGGGGGTGCTGAAGTACATTTGTTAAGGCGCAAGGTACTACTGCTGTAAATAAGAgtgcttcttttctttttttcttttcttttttcagttGCGGTTTGAGTAGAACCCGAGAATGTTCTATTTCTATACCCTTCTATTTCACTCGATCTcctcctctcttttttttatcaaatcgAATGATCTTATAAAATACTCACATGCCTCGTAAAATAGTTTTTTATTGAGATATCGAtctctaaaatcataaatttggaTTAAAATCATGTGTTTTACCCTAACTTTTTATCGTCAAAATTGTGTAAGTTAGAATTTGTAGTCAATATTTAGCAAAGTCATACTTTGGCAACTTATGAAAAGTTAACTGCATGATTTTTGCAACTAAATTTTATGTTCATGCGATATGCTATTAAATTAGGCAAAAGTGTGTGATTTTAAAGAATAATTAACTTTATTAGGTCTGATGTTGAAATTATTTGCTAAAAAAACTAAATACTCAATTTGTTCATGAAAAGTATAAACATTTGGTttaacacaagttttaatgcataattggtaaagtaatagagataagtttgaaagagtttttaaaatattgttagtacgtggagaatgagtctcacttcTTCATTATAGAACGAAAAATTCTGAAATTAGAATGTTCATACTTGTGAAGGACATACTAGAATTCACACTTTTTTTAGAGAAagtcaaaatgaaataattcatatttttcatagacggagggagtagtattatttagaGTAGTATTATTGATTTTGATAAATAAGTAACCTAATAAGGGGATGTTCGGTTTGTAAGATTGTGTcccatgattaaatatgtatggtgtttggttcatgagattcaatcacaaaactcaatcctagatggataatcacgggataattagtcatggcCAATCCCTTATGACTAGAATAATCTCAAAATTCATCATATattatatcttgatattattttatctagaaaGCTGAACACTATATATTAATTAGAGGAATGAATATGATCACTTGAATCtgaaataaaatagtactagtaagaaaaaatatggattataaaatattatttttcttaaaattcacTACGTATGATTGGGATGCAGTCGCGGATCAATTTTACTCGAATTGCATGTTAATCAAATGGGATAATTGGACTGGAGTTTTATTGGGTTAGGGAAATTCAACCATATATAGTTCTaaatatttggattttggaCTAGTTTAATAGCTAATCAGATTGTTAACTAGAATATTAGATTAACATGTGATCCAAGTGtataatgataaaattaattatatttacataatgtaaaatatttaattataagaatTTTAGGATACATGTTTAAATTCAAACATGATTAAATACGGATAATAGTGACGTTTGATAAATTTTGAGACTTgaattgttgaatgattaacaTATAAAAATAGTATTATGATCATTGACATTAtaatttaacattttaaaaaatttcaaactagtttttaatattcaaaatatttattatagcatttgaaattttcaaataatttatcAGTTATTAtactaaattattatattattaaaaatctaaaagatatattccttctctcttactttatcatttatgtttCCAACCATCCACtgcataattaaaaataattatttaaacatTTTATGTATTTGATTTTTTACTATGTCCGATCATTTATGTTCTATTTCCTAGATTCGTCACTGTATATAATGAAAATACATATCACAACATGAAGCAGTGCTTACCATAGATTATTTGCTTCgtgattttaaaataaagttgaaatttaaaatgataTGAAACCTGTGATATTTACTCGGTTACTTATTTATATAATCAATAATTTTGTAATTCATAACTTTTTTTTCTTGCTTGGtctaataaaaacaaaaatggaAGTGGAAATTCGGTTTcctattcaattttataaacacaattttaaaaaatcaccattaattattttataatatgttTGAGTGATAAGATATGTTTgataaaataattcaatttaataaaaTCTTTAATTTACATGATTATGGATAATTTGGCTGGATCCTTATCACTTACTACTAATTGGCTGGTTATTTTATCCGGCTTTGAATTCATTATTTAATCATTCTTCAATATATGATGCACTACAAAATAATTAGCTTTGTTTGTTCTCAATTTTGATGCACTTTTGCAGAATTATAAAAACGATTCATTTAATAATCattcaatttatatttaattgaattaattcaaatactGAATTAATATTCCAGTGAATCCCCGCCGATTTGGAATCTTAATAGAATCCCACAACAagtcaactctctctctctctctctatacgACGAGAGAAAGCTGTCAAATTCTATCTATCATCGCCGATTTCTCCTTCTTAAATTCTTCTCTCTttcacaccacaccacaccaccaCCAGCTTTGAAATTCAGAGAGAGACTTTCTCTACATACACTATTTTCCCGGGTTACAGGTATGCAAAGCTTTTATGATTTCTGTTCTAATCGATTTTATTGCACGCTTTTGTTTGCATCTTTGATCTTTATTCCAAGATTCTTCTTTTGTTTAAAGGTTTGGCTTGATTCGGGCAAAATTGTAACTTCCCCTTTTGATCGGATAATTCATCTTTACCTAAATATTTCTTCTCTTGCCTGTGTGAAAGCAGTTTCAATTATAAGTGTAAATTGGAAAAACCAGAGGATCTCGATTTCAATTTTGAGtgaattagggttttaattcctaatttatttattttttccccaaatCATTCACGCTTCTCCTTAATTTCCTGTTTGTGCCTTTGAAATTTCGATTTTGTGATATTTCACAGGCAAGCTGAAAGCGATGGCGGTGACGATGAAGCAAATGGCATTGTTAGTAGCATTCCTTGGGGCACTCTCCTTCATTCTTGGGGTTGTTGCTGAAAACAAAAAGGTGACTTCTTTAACAATCTAATGGAATAGAAAAAGAACATTACTTATGTTCTTAGTTAATCAAAATTCACATGGTGTTTCTGCTCATCAGATTATCAAGCTTGAATGATTTATTGGGATATTGAAGTACTATTATATGTTAAAAGTGTAGTGAATGGATTTTTTTAGGTCGAGGAACTCGTCTTCAGTGTATGTAGTTATGGTGTTTGTGATGTGATCACTGAAAGTCGTATACGATTTATTTAACACAAGAAATTTTGCCATTATGTTGAGAATTTTGGATGTTGATGGCTGCCTTTCCATGAGAATATGTGAATGAAACACAGGTCTAAATAAAACAAGGTGATATCGAGTCTAGATCAGCTATATAACGACTTCGTATGTGTCTTATTTGATCTTCTTTGAATCTGCAGCCTCCACATGGAACTCCAATAACCGGGAAGGGTGTTGTGATCTGCAAATACCCATCCGATCCATCTGTGGCTTTGGGATATGCATCCTTTGCGTTCCTTGTCGTTTGCATGGTTGCTGGATGGTATTCTCTATTCTACCCGTACAAAGGGAAGCACGTCCCGAAGGCGGCCTTATTCCAAAACAAAGGCTTCCTTGCCTTCTTTGGTGTTGCACTGTAAGTATATATGCCTATTGCTTTTGTTTTGTGCTCGTACCTGTTTCTACCTCCGCTCTGTCCCTCTTAGCTTCGTCTAGTTTTACTCATTGGTCAATCATTATCACATCATTTAAGTAATCTAAGTTTCCTCTTAGTTTCTTGGTGactatgaaattaaattttgaattatgaCATGATTTGTTTCATTATCTTCATTTTTCCTCCACATCCGGCTTTTGTATATGTTTATGTTGAGTTCATGCACTTCCCAGTCCGGTTATTATTGTTGAAGGTCGACAGCTGCTGATGTATCCAACGACCCCCATCTATTCCGTTGTGTAGTTTTGGTCTAATTTTCCTGTGTTACTATCATTGAAGGTCGACAGCTGCGTTAGCTATTGTGATGTTGTTGTGGCCTACAATCACAGAGCAGCTTCACCACACAAACAATGTTCATCACAATTTGGAAACCGCGTGCCCTACAGCCAAGACTGGACTTCTCGGTGGAGGTGCTTTTCTATCTCTTGACGCGTGCCTCTTCTGGCTGGTCGCGTTGATGCTGGCTGACAATGCTCGTGCCGACTACTTTGATGAATCAGATGACAAGGCTGcaggaagttttgaagctgaGCCAATCAAGGGCAGTGCCTGATAGCTACCAATGCATACCTCATTA carries:
- the LOC121780640 gene encoding uncharacterized protein LOC121780640 translates to MAVTMKQMALLVAFLGALSFILGVVAENKKPPHGTPITGKGVVICKYPSDPSVALGYASFAFLVVCMVAGWYSLFYPYKGKHVPKAALFQNKGFLAFFGVALSTAALAIVMLLWPTITEQLHHTNNVHHNLETACPTAKTGLLGGGAFLSLDACLFWLVALMLADNARADYFDESDDKAAGSFEAEPIKGSA